Proteins found in one Sporosarcina sp. FSL K6-3457 genomic segment:
- a CDS encoding catalase, giving the protein MHSQTVGERGPVLEQDTILHETLETFIHTKILERPVHVKGFGAFGYFETVYSMAKYTKLSFLQNPGQQVPVTVRFSLAVSNKGTPDTSRNVRGFSTKFYTEEGIFDLVCNHIPVFLVRDAMRFPEAIQALLPSPVNNLLDPERFWRFIARAPEATHFVVRLYSDAGTVKSFRHMPGYSVNTYVWRNGQDVRSYVKYHWIPEAGVQYIDSQEASRWNGENPDIAGQDLYDALAEGKPVVYGLYVQLMNPEDEATLSYDPLDDTKVWDERQYPLLPVGRLILNRNPDNYMEQVEKVAFSPSNLLDGVELSDDKMLQGRANIYWDSQRRRLGPDFRKIPINHQQDWSPASLVTSGEGRYVEGHLVRSDLPKQDDFAQAGQFYRALPPVQQDHLVSNLAADLAGISRGTQRIVLTYLYNASPEMWERVVREIDVQMQG; this is encoded by the coding sequence ATGCATTCACAGACTGTAGGTGAAAGAGGTCCTGTATTGGAGCAGGACACTATTTTGCATGAAACATTGGAGACCTTTATCCATACAAAAATTTTAGAAAGACCTGTGCATGTGAAGGGCTTTGGTGCTTTCGGTTACTTTGAAACCGTGTACTCTATGGCGAAATACACAAAGCTTAGCTTTTTACAAAATCCTGGGCAGCAGGTTCCAGTCACGGTAAGGTTTTCGCTTGCGGTAAGCAATAAAGGCACTCCAGATACCTCGCGAAATGTACGTGGATTTTCTACTAAATTTTATACTGAAGAGGGTATTTTTGATTTAGTTTGTAACCATATCCCAGTATTTTTAGTACGGGACGCCATGCGTTTTCCAGAGGCCATTCAGGCTTTGTTACCCTCGCCGGTAAATAACTTGCTGGATCCCGAACGTTTCTGGAGATTCATAGCGAGAGCGCCAGAGGCCACCCATTTTGTTGTTCGACTTTACTCGGATGCTGGGACAGTGAAAAGCTTTCGCCATATGCCAGGCTATAGTGTGAATACCTATGTTTGGCGGAATGGGCAAGATGTTCGCAGTTATGTGAAATATCACTGGATACCTGAAGCTGGGGTGCAGTATATAGACAGTCAAGAAGCCTCCCGATGGAATGGCGAGAATCCAGATATCGCGGGTCAGGATTTGTATGATGCTCTAGCAGAGGGGAAACCTGTTGTCTATGGGCTTTATGTGCAGCTGATGAATCCAGAAGACGAAGCCACTCTTTCCTATGATCCATTGGATGATACAAAGGTTTGGGATGAACGGCAGTACCCTCTTCTACCAGTTGGTCGCCTGATATTGAACCGAAACCCGGATAACTATATGGAGCAAGTGGAGAAAGTGGCGTTTTCACCGTCCAATCTTTTGGATGGAGTCGAACTATCAGATGATAAAATGCTACAGGGGCGTGCCAATATTTACTGGGATTCTCAGCGCCGACGGCTGGGACCAGATTTTCGTAAAATACCGATCAATCATCAGCAAGATTGGTCGCCAGCTTCTCTTGTAACAAGTGGCGAAGGTAGATATGTGGAGGGGCATCTTGTGCGTTCCGATTTGCCAAAGCAGGATGATTTCGCGCAGGCAGGGCAATTTTATCGTGCTCTTCCCCCTGTACAGCAAGACCATCTAGTCAGTAATCTTGCTGCTGATCTTGCTGGCATATCCCGTGGAACGCAACGCATTGTTTTGACATATTTGTATAATGCGTCGCCGGAAATGTGGGAGCGGGTTGTCCGGGAAATTGACGTGCAGATGCAGGGGTAA
- a CDS encoding GatB/YqeY domain-containing protein, producing the protein MLKTTVFEQLKNAMREKDVLSKGVLTLLKAGLDSAEKEKGSALSTEEEVAIVNREIKQTHQALEGAQTAQREDLIAQEEAKLVLLKQFLPAQLSEEEIVAMLTEAGVAKGMNMGDAMKIAKPLLAGKTDGGTMSKVVKSLI; encoded by the coding sequence ATGTTAAAAACAACCGTATTCGAACAGTTAAAGAATGCTATGCGAGAAAAAGATGTGCTTTCAAAAGGTGTACTAACATTATTGAAAGCAGGATTGGATAGTGCGGAAAAGGAAAAAGGTTCAGCTCTTTCAACTGAAGAGGAAGTTGCCATCGTAAATCGTGAAATCAAACAGACTCATCAAGCATTGGAAGGCGCACAAACAGCACAGCGTGAAGACTTAATTGCACAAGAAGAAGCTAAACTAGTTCTTCTTAAACAATTCTTGCCAGCACAACTTAGCGAGGAAGAAATTGTAGCGATGTTGACGGAGGCAGGAGTTGCCAAAGGCATGAATATGGGGGACGCTATGAAAATCGCAAAACCATTGCTTGCTGGAAAAACAGACGGCGGAACGATGTCGAAAGTTGTGAAAAGTTTAATTTAA
- a CDS encoding S66 family peptidase, translating to MLIKPKALKAGDKVATISLSWGGAGEPELKWRYEQGIERLRTVFHLEVVAMPNSLKGADFLYDNPKARAKDLMDAFKDPSIKGIISNIGGSDSIRLLPYIDFDVIRDNPKIFIGYSDSTITHLFCHKAGITSFYGPSILVDFAENVEMHAYTVEALKKALFANEAIGEVKPATEWTSERVEWIIENKNRQRTMNANKGYELLQGTGVVQGRLIGGCIEVLEFAKGTSLWPNESYWEDSILFFETSEDTPEPGLVEYWLRNYGSQGILQKAKGIVFGKPLQEKYYEEYKASIVKIMKELDLTSLPILYNLNFGHTEPKFVLPYGAMAEIDCRNGTFSILESGVE from the coding sequence ATGTTAATAAAACCAAAAGCACTAAAAGCAGGAGACAAAGTGGCGACGATTAGTTTATCTTGGGGCGGAGCTGGGGAACCCGAATTAAAATGGCGCTATGAACAAGGGATAGAGAGGCTCAGAACCGTTTTTCATTTGGAAGTTGTTGCAATGCCGAACAGTTTAAAAGGCGCCGATTTTTTATATGACAATCCCAAGGCGCGTGCGAAAGATTTAATGGATGCATTCAAAGACCCTTCGATTAAAGGAATCATTTCAAATATTGGAGGAAGCGACAGCATTCGTCTGTTGCCGTATATTGATTTTGACGTCATTCGCGATAATCCGAAAATATTTATTGGCTATTCAGACTCGACAATCACACATTTGTTTTGCCATAAAGCAGGGATTACGTCCTTCTATGGACCATCGATTCTTGTAGACTTCGCTGAAAATGTGGAAATGCATGCGTATACAGTAGAAGCATTGAAAAAAGCTCTATTTGCAAATGAAGCAATAGGTGAAGTAAAGCCAGCTACAGAGTGGACTAGTGAGCGTGTAGAATGGATTATTGAAAATAAAAATAGACAACGAACAATGAATGCGAATAAGGGATATGAGCTGCTGCAAGGAACAGGAGTTGTTCAGGGAAGATTAATCGGAGGCTGTATTGAAGTACTAGAGTTTGCGAAAGGAACATCACTCTGGCCGAACGAATCGTATTGGGAAGACAGTATTTTATTTTTTGAAACATCAGAAGATACACCTGAGCCAGGGCTAGTCGAATATTGGTTGAGAAACTATGGCTCGCAAGGAATTTTACAAAAGGCAAAAGGTATTGTATTTGGAAAACCTCTTCAGGAAAAATATTATGAGGAATACAAAGCTTCTATCGTAAAGATTATGAAGGAATTGGATCTGACTTCGCTACCTATCCTGTATAACTTGAACTTTGGTCATACAGAGCCAAAGTTTGTGCTGCCATATGGAGCAATGGCCGAAATAGATTGTAGGAATGGTACATTTTCTATTTTAGAAAGTGGTGTGGAATAA
- a CDS encoding alpha/beta family hydrolase, translated as MKQKKSLKFKIFTGIALFLILLVAGFLIYVSSYYKASSLALDSLKSDSLVTVEENGDIVFEPVSDAKNTGFIFYPGAKVEASAYATLAKEIASSGYTVIIAKMNFNLAILSPNRADRIISEQKDIDNWVIGGHSLGGVMAADYALKNEEIKGLVLLASYPQSKTNLSNQPIKVLSLWGSNDQVADLNKVKDAKNVMPSDAEFIEITGGNHGGFGDYGHQKGDGESSITNNQQMMDTATYIIETLDSLN; from the coding sequence ATGAAACAAAAGAAATCTTTGAAGTTTAAAATTTTTACTGGAATCGCTCTTTTTCTAATCCTATTAGTGGCGGGATTTCTGATTTATGTAAGCTCGTACTATAAGGCCAGTTCGTTAGCTTTGGATAGTTTGAAATCTGACTCTCTAGTCACAGTTGAAGAAAACGGAGACATTGTATTTGAACCTGTATCCGATGCTAAAAACACAGGATTTATTTTCTATCCGGGAGCAAAGGTAGAGGCCTCAGCATATGCCACTTTAGCGAAAGAAATCGCCTCCAGTGGCTATACCGTTATTATTGCTAAAATGAACTTTAACTTAGCCATTTTATCACCTAATCGAGCAGATCGTATAATCAGTGAGCAGAAGGATATTGACAATTGGGTGATAGGAGGACATTCTTTAGGGGGGGTTATGGCAGCAGATTATGCACTTAAAAATGAAGAAATAAAAGGGTTAGTGTTGTTAGCCTCCTATCCCCAAAGTAAAACAAATCTTAGTAATCAACCTATAAAAGTCCTATCATTATGGGGGAGTAATGATCAAGTTGCAGATTTAAACAAAGTAAAAGATGCTAAAAATGTGATGCCAAGTGACGCAGAATTTATAGAAATAACAGGTGGCAATCATGGAGGCTTTGGAGATTATGGTCATCAAAAGGGCGATGGTGAATCTTCCATAACAAATAATCAGCAGATGATGGATACAGCAACATATATTATAGAAACTTTGGATAGCTTAAACTAG
- a CDS encoding alpha/beta hydrolase, which yields MRYTHVVKTICHPLGGADYRITISIPKEPAPKEGHPVFYVLDGNAYGNLFENIVALQSGRTEKTDVPLAVIVSVGYEDEEDFPALRMYDFTPPSDVINLPEHPSVEPWPAFGGAEHFLEVITEVKEMVRQIVDVDDARQLIFGHSLGGLFLVHTLVREPQLFSHYYICSPSLWWNEEQVLQEALQITQLNCVIFIAVEQELKYQMYNNAQSLYCRLSSLPLQAVQFYSSPVENHMSIVPTSISQALRFLMASKPL from the coding sequence ATGCGTTATACACATGTTGTGAAAACAATCTGTCATCCTTTGGGAGGGGCGGACTATCGAATAACGATTTCAATACCAAAGGAGCCAGCGCCGAAAGAAGGCCATCCTGTGTTTTACGTGTTAGATGGAAATGCTTATGGTAATCTTTTTGAAAATATTGTTGCATTGCAATCGGGGCGTACTGAAAAAACAGATGTACCTTTGGCAGTCATTGTGTCGGTTGGTTATGAAGATGAAGAAGATTTCCCTGCTCTACGTATGTATGACTTCACACCACCAAGTGATGTCATCAACTTACCGGAACATCCTTCTGTCGAACCTTGGCCAGCTTTCGGAGGAGCGGAGCATTTTTTAGAAGTCATAACAGAAGTGAAAGAGATGGTTCGACAAATAGTTGATGTAGATGATGCGCGTCAACTTATTTTTGGACATTCATTAGGAGGACTATTTCTCGTTCACACGCTCGTACGAGAACCACAATTATTTTCACATTATTATATTTGTAGCCCATCTCTCTGGTGGAATGAAGAACAAGTATTACAAGAAGCTTTACAAATTACACAATTAAACTGTGTGATTTTTATTGCGGTGGAGCAGGAGCTAAAGTATCAGATGTACAATAATGCACAGTCCTTATATTGTCGTTTGAGCTCATTACCTTTACAAGCCGTACAATTTTATTCATCACCAGTTGAAAATCATATGTCAATCGTTCCGACGAGTATTAGCCAAGCATTGCGATTTTTAATGGCTAGTAAGCCTTTATAA
- a CDS encoding FecCD family ABC transporter permease produces MSNRKLSTRFYIVGIAGLVFALVIFYFSLTSGTYPLTTRETFRTLFGIDHIPNHELVIFSFRMPRIVIGVLVGLTLGIVGAVLQGVTKNNLADPGILGIQSAVGLAVVLYMFVIQGNMKEMSSLAIVGMSVWGWIGGMVAALLLFVLASYRGELDPKRLILVGIALNSGFGALTLFISLKMNPQDFEMATVWLSGSIYSASWQQVLSMLPWVIVVIPYLIWKASILNVLQLHEVTVAGLGIRANRQRVLLLVGAVGLISASVIVSGSIAFVGLLAPHISRRLVGIHHQHIIPMSGIVGVILVLTGDWIGKTIFAPAELPVGIVISIIGVPYFIYLLIRNSRKVAG; encoded by the coding sequence ATGTCTAATCGAAAGCTAAGTACTCGTTTTTATATAGTAGGAATTGCTGGACTCGTTTTTGCGTTAGTAATTTTCTATTTCAGTTTAACGAGTGGTACGTATCCTTTGACCACACGCGAAACGTTCCGAACGTTGTTTGGCATAGATCATATACCTAATCATGAACTCGTTATCTTTAGTTTTAGAATGCCTAGAATTGTAATTGGTGTGTTAGTCGGTTTAACACTTGGAATTGTGGGAGCCGTATTACAAGGAGTGACTAAAAATAATTTAGCTGACCCAGGGATTTTAGGTATTCAGTCTGCTGTCGGACTCGCGGTGGTGCTTTATATGTTCGTCATCCAAGGCAATATGAAGGAGATGTCGAGTCTAGCGATTGTCGGTATGTCTGTATGGGGTTGGATTGGTGGAATGGTTGCAGCATTGTTACTTTTTGTGCTTGCAAGTTATCGTGGGGAGCTCGATCCGAAACGTTTAATCTTAGTAGGAATTGCATTGAATTCTGGCTTTGGTGCACTAACTCTTTTCATTTCACTAAAGATGAATCCCCAAGACTTTGAGATGGCGACAGTCTGGTTATCGGGAAGTATTTATAGCGCTTCTTGGCAGCAGGTATTGTCTATGTTGCCATGGGTAATAGTTGTTATTCCCTATCTAATTTGGAAAGCCTCCATTCTGAATGTTTTACAGCTACACGAAGTGACGGTTGCGGGTTTAGGGATTCGGGCAAACCGACAACGTGTGCTGCTATTAGTTGGAGCAGTTGGTTTAATTAGTGCGAGTGTGATTGTTTCGGGGAGTATTGCATTTGTCGGATTACTGGCTCCGCATATTTCGAGAAGATTAGTAGGTATTCATCATCAACATATTATTCCGATGAGTGGGATTGTCGGTGTCATTCTCGTGTTAACAGGAGATTGGATTGGTAAGACAATATTTGCGCCTGCAGAATTGCCAGTCGGGATTGTCATTTCTATTATAGGCGTGCCCTATTTCATTTATTTGTTAATCCGCAACAGTCGCAAAGTCGCAGGATAA
- a CDS encoding FecCD family ABC transporter permease — MSIIRQNKILLTFFLLSLFAITIACSTMYGATRYSVSTIWETFVHFDSTNMEHLIIRTSRIPRVLGALLVGAFIAISGALMQGMTRNYLASPGIMGVTDGSVFVITLTIIFLPNLQPLTLLIFSFIGSIVGVTFVFALAKIIPGGMSPLSLVIIGTILGMFLNGVSQALATYFQVSQNISFWYNTRLHQIDPTMIQWSVPLAIIGLVLALYVSKSVTAISLGDEVAQGLGINIGVMKVLTLVSVALLTGVSVALVGKVTFIGLVIPHITRFLVGEDYKRVIPYAGLFGALFFAWADVVSRAVNPPFETPVGVITALVGVPYFLYLIRIKGGKQHV; from the coding sequence ATGTCCATCATTCGACAGAATAAGATATTGTTAACTTTTTTCTTATTGAGTTTGTTTGCTATTACAATTGCATGTTCGACGATGTATGGCGCTACCCGTTACTCTGTTTCTACTATTTGGGAAACGTTTGTTCATTTCGATTCGACGAATATGGAACACTTAATCATTCGGACGTCAAGAATCCCTCGAGTGTTAGGGGCCTTATTAGTCGGAGCTTTTATCGCAATATCAGGTGCACTTATGCAAGGGATGACGAGGAACTACTTAGCTTCACCTGGCATTATGGGGGTTACGGATGGTTCGGTCTTTGTTATCACATTAACGATAATATTTTTGCCGAATCTCCAGCCTCTTACGCTTCTTATTTTTTCTTTTATAGGCTCAATAGTAGGCGTCACATTCGTTTTTGCTCTCGCCAAAATTATTCCAGGTGGAATGAGCCCTTTGTCGCTAGTCATTATTGGAACGATTTTAGGGATGTTTTTAAATGGTGTTTCTCAAGCTTTAGCTACTTATTTTCAAGTCTCGCAAAATATTAGCTTTTGGTACAATACGAGACTGCATCAAATTGACCCAACCATGATTCAGTGGTCTGTGCCTTTAGCCATCATTGGGCTTGTTCTTGCGCTATACGTTTCAAAGTCTGTTACTGCGATATCACTGGGAGATGAGGTTGCACAGGGTCTAGGTATTAACATAGGCGTGATGAAAGTATTGACGTTAGTGAGTGTAGCATTGTTGACAGGTGTATCCGTAGCTTTAGTCGGTAAAGTGACGTTCATAGGGTTAGTCATTCCCCATATTACCCGCTTTTTAGTTGGAGAGGACTATAAAAGAGTGATTCCATATGCCGGGTTGTTCGGCGCACTATTTTTTGCGTGGGCAGACGTAGTAAGCCGTGCGGTTAATCCGCCTTTCGAAACACCAGTTGGCGTCATTACAGCACTTGTAGGCGTCCCTTATTTCCTTTATCTCATTCGAATAAAGGGAGGGAAACAGCATGTCTAA
- a CDS encoding ABC transporter substrate-binding protein: protein MKKWIGLLVFGLMAILVLAACNDTTKEAEVEVEVEAPQNEEQESDVAAESETQSGTKEITYLGETYTVPEKAARIVITGAMEAMEDATALNIEPIGAITLAGEFPEVFKVAMGKAESIGEKQQPNFEKILELQPDVILGTTKFPEEVVQKLEQVATTILVSHISTNWQDNLMLMAQLGDKEEEAKALLAQYDNDIESVKETLVTEFGDDTVMAIRIRGGEMFVYPQDVFFNPSLYNDFGLEVPEVIQKAKAQEMISVEQLAEVNPDVLFIQVQQSGNQENEQAYDVLKKNPIIQNITAFKDDHVYINLVDSLLEGGTVFSKTEFLTALQQNVLQK from the coding sequence ATGAAAAAATGGATAGGTTTATTAGTATTTGGATTAATGGCGATTTTAGTACTTGCGGCATGTAATGATACAACGAAAGAAGCAGAGGTAGAAGTAGAAGTAGAAGCACCGCAGAATGAGGAGCAGGAGTCTGATGTTGCGGCAGAGAGTGAAACACAAAGTGGGACGAAAGAAATTACCTATTTAGGTGAAACATATACTGTGCCGGAAAAAGCAGCGCGTATTGTTATTACGGGTGCAATGGAGGCAATGGAAGATGCGACAGCATTGAATATAGAGCCAATAGGAGCCATCACACTTGCAGGAGAGTTTCCAGAAGTTTTTAAAGTAGCAATGGGAAAAGCGGAATCTATCGGTGAGAAACAACAGCCAAACTTTGAAAAAATCTTAGAATTACAACCTGATGTTATTTTGGGAACGACTAAATTCCCAGAGGAAGTGGTTCAAAAATTAGAACAAGTGGCGACTACAATTTTAGTGTCTCATATCTCAACAAATTGGCAAGACAATCTTATGCTGATGGCGCAATTAGGGGATAAGGAAGAAGAAGCGAAAGCCCTTTTAGCTCAATATGACAATGATATTGAATCTGTTAAGGAAACACTAGTGACAGAATTTGGTGATGATACAGTAATGGCAATTCGCATTCGAGGGGGAGAGATGTTCGTCTATCCACAAGATGTATTCTTTAACCCTTCTTTGTACAATGATTTTGGATTAGAAGTTCCAGAAGTCATCCAAAAAGCAAAAGCACAAGAAATGATCTCAGTTGAGCAATTAGCAGAAGTCAATCCAGATGTTCTCTTCATTCAAGTTCAACAAAGTGGAAACCAAGAGAATGAACAAGCTTATGATGTATTGAAAAAGAATCCAATCATACAAAATATCACTGCTTTTAAAGATGATCATGTCTATATCAATCTCGTCGATTCATTGCTAGAAGGAGGTACAGTCTTTAGTAAAACTGAGTTTTTAACAGCATTACAACAAAATGTATTACAGAAATAG
- a CDS encoding NtaA/DmoA family FMN-dependent monooxygenase (This protein belongs to a clade of FMN-dependent monooxygenases, within a broader family of flavin-dependent oxidoreductases, the luciferase-like monooxygenase (LMM) family, some of whose members use coenzyme F420 rather than FMN.), which yields MKKRKPLVIGLTLGRRQFKADVPEQQVSLEDEYASSIQEQIEIAQQAERAKVDFLFKADYVVAHPTFMKRSKGIATDPMLLFSIISQSTKKIGLVTTASTSFVPPYLLARQLQSLQWLSAGRAGWNVVTSIEGFENFTDEERPTSKERYEKAAECTQVVKRLWTSYPYEEITGEPSDSSIEELNHKGSHFTVKGPLNVISHPKGMPPLFQAGASEEGRAFAAATADAIFAATPELSVAVELRADLRRRAVTEGRQIEDIRLLPGCYFFVGRTKEEAEEMHRQAHAHITMEQKYRVAEELLCVSLREYALTDVITEAILPTLDSTTRSRTHSELLYQYIEKNHPTVEAILNRPEVMHSAHWVVVGTVEEVVEEIVRWYEAEALDGIIAVPGGADSSLTLFLEQVIPQLTARGLFRKEYEGTTLREHLGMDY from the coding sequence ATGAAGAAAAGAAAGCCGCTAGTAATTGGGCTCACATTGGGAAGACGCCAATTTAAAGCCGACGTTCCTGAACAACAGGTATCGTTGGAAGATGAATATGCGAGCAGTATTCAAGAACAAATTGAAATTGCCCAACAGGCAGAGCGTGCAAAAGTGGATTTTTTATTTAAGGCAGACTATGTAGTAGCTCATCCTACTTTTATGAAAAGAAGTAAGGGCATTGCGACAGATCCAATGTTGCTATTCAGTATTATTAGTCAAAGTACAAAGAAAATTGGACTTGTCACAACAGCCTCGACCTCTTTTGTTCCACCTTATTTATTGGCAAGACAATTACAGTCGTTGCAATGGTTGAGTGCTGGAAGAGCAGGATGGAATGTCGTGACCTCGATAGAAGGGTTTGAGAACTTTACCGATGAGGAGCGCCCAACATCGAAAGAACGTTATGAAAAAGCGGCGGAGTGCACGCAAGTAGTGAAGCGATTATGGACGAGTTATCCCTATGAAGAAATTACAGGGGAGCCTTCTGACAGTTCGATAGAAGAATTGAATCATAAAGGCTCTCACTTCACCGTGAAAGGCCCTTTAAATGTCATTTCTCATCCGAAAGGGATGCCGCCTTTATTTCAAGCAGGTGCTTCTGAAGAAGGAAGGGCGTTTGCCGCAGCGACTGCGGATGCTATTTTTGCAGCGACACCTGAATTATCAGTAGCTGTTGAACTAAGAGCAGACTTGAGGCGCCGTGCGGTGACAGAAGGACGTCAGATTGAGGATATACGCCTTTTACCTGGTTGTTATTTCTTTGTTGGAAGGACAAAGGAAGAGGCTGAAGAGATGCACCGTCAAGCCCATGCCCATATTACGATGGAACAAAAATATCGTGTGGCAGAGGAATTGCTATGTGTTTCTTTACGAGAATATGCTTTAACGGACGTGATTACTGAAGCGATTTTACCTACTCTTGATTCAACAACTCGCAGTCGAACGCATAGCGAATTGCTCTACCAATACATTGAAAAAAATCATCCGACTGTTGAGGCGATTTTGAATCGACCGGAAGTGATGCACTCTGCCCATTGGGTAGTCGTCGGAACAGTAGAAGAAGTAGTAGAGGAAATTGTTCGTTGGTACGAAGCAGAAGCACTAGATGGAATAATTGCAGTACCTGGAGGGGCAGACAGTTCCTTAACGTTATTTTTGGAGCAAGTGATTCCACAACTTACAGCGCGTGGCTTATTTCGAAAAGAGTACGAAGGGACAACATTGCGGGAACATTTAGGAATGGATTATTAA
- a CDS encoding aldo/keto reductase, whose protein sequence is MTKQTQLGKSGIFINPIGLGTNAVGGHNLYPDLDEEAGKELVRVAVENGVNFIDTAYLYGPGRSEELVGEAIKETGKRDDIILATKGSMKFIGQEMQNDNSPSFLKQAVEDSLKRMQTDYIDLFYIHYPDGVTPGYEAVGALKELKDQGKIRAIGLSNFSLDQLKEANRDGYVDVYQGEYNLLQRAAEKELLPYTSEQNISFIPFFPLASGLLAGKYNKDMKFNDLRANMPHLQGEEFERNLGKVEQLREIANAKQAEVAHIVLAWYLTRDSIDAVIPGAKRADQVLNNLKTLDVQLTESEIAKIDGVFR, encoded by the coding sequence ATGACGAAACAAACACAGCTTGGGAAATCAGGGATTTTTATTAATCCGATTGGACTTGGAACTAACGCGGTGGGGGGACACAATCTTTATCCTGATTTAGATGAAGAAGCAGGCAAAGAGCTTGTTCGAGTCGCGGTTGAAAATGGTGTAAACTTTATCGACACAGCTTATCTCTATGGCCCTGGAAGATCAGAGGAATTAGTTGGAGAAGCCATAAAGGAAACCGGGAAAAGAGATGATATTATTCTTGCAACGAAAGGGTCAATGAAATTTATTGGTCAGGAAATGCAAAATGACAATAGCCCATCTTTTTTGAAACAAGCAGTAGAAGATAGCTTGAAGCGCATGCAAACTGATTATATTGATTTATTCTATATACATTATCCAGATGGTGTTACACCGGGATACGAAGCTGTCGGGGCTTTAAAGGAATTAAAAGACCAAGGAAAAATCAGAGCGATTGGCTTATCGAATTTTTCGCTTGATCAGTTAAAAGAAGCGAATAGAGACGGTTATGTTGATGTCTATCAAGGAGAATATAATTTACTTCAGCGTGCAGCTGAAAAAGAATTACTTCCTTATACATCTGAGCAAAATATTTCATTTATTCCATTCTTCCCGCTCGCGTCAGGATTGTTAGCTGGAAAATATAATAAAGATATGAAATTTAATGATTTACGTGCCAATATGCCGCATCTACAGGGTGAAGAATTTGAAAGGAATCTGGGGAAAGTGGAACAACTTCGTGAAATTGCGAATGCAAAACAGGCTGAAGTGGCACATATTGTACTAGCTTGGTATTTGACACGTGATTCGATTGATGCCGTTATTCCTGGTGCTAAACGGGCAGATCAAGTGCTGAACAATCTAAAAACGTTAGACGTTCAATTAACAGAGAGCGAAATTGCAAAAATTGACGGTGTTTTTAGATAA
- a CDS encoding IclR family transcriptional regulator, producing the protein MSKYEVSTLKKGLQILDLLQEETFLTLTEITKALDLNKTTAFRLLSTLEDMNYIIKKDKYYTWNDEKFRMDGSEQPIDWTVLQTPYQLGVSEAEGVYIGVLEGTDVVMKQMMKPPFKEPHHPEIGDRSPSHISALGKVILANVVPTEQQEAFSKLSFNQATDNTFVDMEMFSHHLEVIKQQGFALDDEERFNGVRCIAAPVFHEDRVIAAVAIAGPIDRMKKTLLRGLTNQVIAVSKEMTKELNIRY; encoded by the coding sequence ATGAGTAAATATGAAGTTTCGACATTAAAAAAAGGACTTCAAATCTTAGATTTACTGCAAGAAGAAACATTTTTAACATTAACAGAAATCACAAAGGCTCTGGATCTAAATAAGACAACTGCTTTTCGGTTGCTGAGCACCCTTGAAGATATGAATTATATTATAAAAAAAGACAAGTATTATACATGGAATGATGAAAAGTTTCGAATGGATGGAAGTGAACAACCTATTGACTGGACTGTGTTACAAACACCTTACCAATTGGGCGTAAGTGAAGCAGAGGGTGTGTATATTGGGGTGCTTGAAGGAACTGATGTGGTTATGAAGCAAATGATGAAACCTCCTTTTAAAGAACCGCATCATCCCGAGATAGGAGATCGTTCTCCATCCCATATAAGTGCTCTTGGTAAAGTAATATTGGCGAACGTAGTGCCAACTGAACAACAAGAAGCATTTTCGAAGCTTTCATTTAATCAAGCCACTGATAATACATTTGTAGATATGGAAATGTTTTCACACCATTTGGAAGTGATTAAACAACAAGGTTTTGCTCTTGATGACGAAGAACGATTTAATGGGGTTCGTTGCATTGCTGCCCCAGTATTCCATGAAGATCGTGTAATCGCAGCAGTGGCAATTGCCGGGCCTATTGACAGAATGAAAAAGACCTTACTAAGAGGGCTGACGAATCAAGTGATAGCTGTCAGTAAAGAAATGACCAAGGAATTAAACATTCGGTATTAG